A single genomic interval of Xyrauchen texanus isolate HMW12.3.18 chromosome 48, RBS_HiC_50CHRs, whole genome shotgun sequence harbors:
- the LOC127639671 gene encoding ATR-interacting protein-like isoform X1, whose product MDFPPRKRQKGHEVSAGPDPFDDDIDFTQDDLAQIDIIASQATTGDGPNSSSKRTLGSVFACPDEQSKAPVRSGRKTFTLGDGCRSSTSFTNIEPERKHVFADEHSSKDKEDLYYKLLEEQQAELKKKLKEVEEEILMKNGEIRVLRDSLRLANQEREQQRQSQLALEKEKAQAQSEREKELSRKVQSLQSELHFKEAEMNEMKGKLQSVERGGKQAGTPARNTVHTPAGHAFMTKESFLAELSKTTSPIKGQLLQDEKPAQSESSSTEEPHLERNLRSDPHQEGCPLLNLLLQQPLDPSSLGLCHLLSISPDTLPNVLSQHGYITPESLANSSSASSEFRVFHRPQARFHELQNLAMSALTAIALRHTTIVSRNGNTATLQQSCPAAVHFLPLLTYHISTYCQSLESVESSGKTSLHGSSLSSSSESSLASSIEESLGSQEEFALAAMKALYHLVCYSSEALEMMLCHPDGEIPERSDVNRPHCSKNFLDTADHLNGESPHRSHSQLPLLRRLLQLADPGFLTSAVQREAVVSTSLRTLCMLAEKAQENQLLRLKDVMSSQVLTKCLTLETSCRIVHLSVRFLSCIIYSDEMATKLGLHEFPCLLLRIFQYVTSRPDKFVSEDTWSRLELEVIGLLTKLLTQKTGSWAALGESSCQCINEVNSDTKENATAEMYHNAERLLYYHFVPILFICSQVVRTVVVVLHKQWLRTKRLESQMASNLIWTSTGFHVLRESLMLLHWLLVNDSSFSEHCLDVLHMYDQVIPAIRDTFRLVPDLSESEELALEEICRSETEYVEDMDTETGP is encoded by the exons ATGGATTTCCCACCGAGGAAGCGGCAGAAGGGACACGAGGTTTCAGCTGGACCTGACCCGTTTGACGACGACATCGATTTCACCCAGGACGACCTGGCCCAGATTGACATCATTGCATCACAGGCCACCACTGGAGACGGTCCGAACAGCAGCTCGAAGAGAACGCTTGGTTCAGTGTTCGCTTGCCCTGACGAGCAGAGCAAAGCGCCTGTGAGGTCCGGCCGAAAAACATTTACCCTTGGAGACGGTTGCAGAAGTAGCACTTCATTTACCAACATTGAACCAGAAAGGAAACATGTCTTTG CTGATGAGCATTCCAGTAAAGACAAAGAAGACCTATACTACAAACTATTAGAGGAACAACAAGCAGAGCTAAAGAAAAAG CTGAAAGAGGTGGAGGAGGAGATCCTGATGAAGAACGGCGAGATCCGAGTGTTGCGGGACTCTCTGAGACTGGCCAATCAGGAGAGAGAACAGCAGAGGCAGAGCCAGCTCGCTCTGGAGAAAGAGAAAGCTCAAGCTCAGAGTGAACGAGAGAAGGAGCTCTCCAGGAAG GTCCAGTCGCTGCAGTCAGAGTTGCACTTTAAAGAAGccgaaatgaacgaaatgaaagGGAAGCTTCAGAGCGTTGAGCGTGGAGGAAAGCAAGCTGGCACACCTGCGCGAAACAC TGTCCACACTCCTGCTGGTCATGCGTTTATGACAAAGGAAAGCTTTTTAGCTGAGCTGTCCAAGACAACATCTCCAATCAAAGGCCAGTTATTACAGG ATGAGAAACCAGCACAGTCCGAAAGTTCCTCAACAGAAGAGCCACATTTAGAGAGAAACCTCAGATCAGACCCCCATCAGGAAG GTTGTCCATTACTAAACCTTCTGCTGCAGCAGCCGTTAGATCCGAGTTCTCTGGGTCTCTGTCACCTGCTGTCGATCAGTCCTGACACTCTGCCAAACGTCCTATCACAGCATGGCTACATCACACC GGAATCGTTGGCAAATTCCAGCTCAGCCTCTTCAGAATTCAGAGTGTTTCATCGCCCACAAGCTCGATTTCATGAACTGCAGAATCTTGCTATGTCTGCACTGACCGCAATAGCTCTCCGTCACACTACGATTGTATCACGTAACGGCAACACTGCGACTCTCCAACAAAGTTGCCCCGCCGCGGTCCACTTCCTCCCGCTACTCACCTACCACATCAGCACATACTGTCAGTCGCTGGAATCTGTCGAGAGTTCTGGAAAGACATCGCTTCATGGAAGCTCGCTGTCAAGTTCCTCCGAATCCAGCTTGGCCTCAAGTATTGAGGAATCGCTCGGCAGTCAAGAAGAGTTTGCATTGGCTGCCATGAAAGCTCTGTATCACCTAGTGTGCTACAGCAGTGAAGCTCTGGAGATGATGTTATGCCACCCTGATGGAGAGATCCCAGAGCGATCCGATGTGAACAGGCCACATTGTTCAAAGAATTTCCTCGACACTGCAGATCATCTAAATGGAGAGAGCCCACACAGGTCCCACTCCCAGCTCCCTCTACTCAGGAGGCTTCTACAGTTGGCAGATCCAGGGTTCCTTACCAGTGCTGTCCAGAGGGAGGCGGTAGTGAGCACCAGTCTGAGGACTCTGTGTATGCTGGCTGAGAAAGCACAGGAGAACCAGTTGCTGAG ACTCAAGgatgtcatgtcaagtcaagtgttgACGAAATGCCTGACTCTGGAGACGTCCTGCAGAATAGTCCATCTGTCTGTGAGGTTCCTGTCGTGTATCATCTACAGTGACGAAATGGCCACTAAACTTGGTTTGCATGAAT TTCCATGTCTTCTTCTGAGAATATTCCAGTATGTCACCTCCAGGCCAGATAAGTTTGTTTCAGAGGACACATGGAGTCGTTTGGAACTTGAG GTTATTGGGTTATTGACCAAACTTTTGACGCAAAAGACTGGCTCATGGGCTGCTCTGGGTGAATCATCCTGCCAGTGTATAAACGAGGTTAACAGCGACACAAAAGAAAACGCAACTGCTGAAATGTATCACAATGCTGAGAGACTCTTGTATTACCATTTTGTGCCAATTCTGTTCATCTGTTCTCAGGTGGTGCGGACGGTGGTGGTGGTTTTACACAAGCAGTGGCTGAGAACCAAAAGGCTAGAAAGTCAAATGGCGAGTAATCTCATCTGGACGAGTACTGGATTCCATGTACTGCGAGAGTCGCTAATGCTGCTGCACTGGCTGCTGGTAAACGACTCGTCATTTTCTGAACACTGTCTGGACGTGCTGCACATGTACGATCAGGTCATTCCTGCCATCAGAGACACATTCCGACTGGTCCCAGATCTGTCTGAGAGTGAAG AACTGGCTCTAGAAGAGATCTGCCGCTCTGAAACTGAATATGTTGAAGACATGGACACTGAAACGGGACCTTAA
- the LOC127639531 gene encoding inositol-pentakisphosphate 2-kinase-like isoform X1, translating to MELDQMDENDWKYHGEGNKSLVVSHSQHCRVLRLLKCPSEDSTHTRQTAEQAFRHILNIVDYSKYVMKPLLGEKYVHSGEAVKLPLDFVRQLSLKVQQERPELRCDKVIDTFSGCGLCLPNLTQLHRLTDHRPPICVEIKPKCGFLPCSRHITKECKRKICRFCMHQHLKLANGKWKRISRYCPLDLFSGSKQRMYVAMKNLLEEPQNNLKIFKGGELIFGCKDDAKLQPDINDLIQHLRPYFPHSNSLYNGHQPGKAILNEFIQVICSALLSSGDSNRSGELRKTHLSDSRPHCEASPFPRDLLRNGNHGLPKDSVLAKILQVQMLDNLDIEGVNPLYKRVEQYLEEFPKERNRLQIDGPYNESLMDKVKNCPTEDDGSVEYAAGKVHQYRVAMTAKDCSIMITFAPCGEDEEHQPNMDIQPAKPRFTYSVSILDLDPKPYEGIPHQFKLDTKIINYYLRNTQAPPPSSLYKERQECTLLFHAV from the exons ATGGAACTGGATCAAATGGACGAAAATGACTGGAAATATCACGGGGAGGGCAACAAGAGCTTGGTTGTGTCGCATTCGCAG CATTGCCGAGTTCTGCGTCTGTTGAAGTGTCCTTCTGAAGATTCCACGCATACACGACAG ACTGCAGAACAAGCTTTTCGACACATCCTCAACATTGTGGATTATAGTAAATATGTCATGAAGCCTTTACTTGGGGAGAAATATGTTCACAGCGGA GAGGCCGTCAAACTACCGCTGGACTTTGTGAGACAGCTGTCACTGAAAGTTCAGCAAGAACGACCTG AACTGCGCTGTGACAAGGTCATTGACACGTTCAGTGGGTGTGGCTTATGTCTGCCCAACCTCACCCAGCTCCACCGCCTCACAGACCACAGACCGCCTATTTGTGTGGAGATTAAG CCAAAATGTGGATTTCTACCCTGTTCTAGACACATTACCAAGGAATGCAAGCGCAAAATATGCAGATTCTGCATGCATCAGCATCTCAAG TTAGCCAATGGAAAATGGAAGCGAATCAGCAGATATTGCCCCCTGGATCTCTTCTCCGG gAGCAAACAGCGAATGTACGTTGCAATGAAGAACTTGTTAGAGGAACCTCAAAACAACTTGAAAATCTTTAAG GGTGGAGAGTTGATATTTGGCTGTAAAGACGACGCCAAGCTGCAGCCCGACATAAACGATCTCATTCAGCACCTTCGGCCTTATTTCCCTCACAGTAACAGCCTTTATAACGGTCACCAGCCTGGCAAAGCCATCCTCAATGAGTTCATCCAAGTGATCTGCTCCGCCCTGCTGAGCAGCGGGGACTCGAATCGCTCGGGAGAACTGAGAAAGACACACCTGTCCGACAGCAGACCACACTGTGAGGCCAGTCCCTTCCCTAGAGATCTGCTCCGCAACG GTAACCACGGCCTCCCAAAAGATAGCGTTCTTGCAAAAATCCTTCAAGTTCAGATGCTGGATAACCTTGATATCGAAGGAGTCAACCCACTGTACAAACGAGTGGAACAATATCTGGAAGAGTTCCCTAAAGAGAG AAACAGACTGCAGATTGACGGCCCTTATAATGAGAGTTTAATGGACAAAGTTAAAAACTGTCCCACTGAGGATGACGGCTCTGTAGAATATGCAGCTGGGAAG GTTCATCAATATAGAGTTGCAATGACTGCCAAAGACTGCTCCATTATGATAACGTTTGCACCTTGTGGGGAAGACGAGGA ACACCAACCCAATATGGACATCCAACCTGCGAAGCCTCGTTTTACGTATTCGGTCTCCATCCTGGATTTGGACCCCAAGCCGTATGAAGGCATCCCTCACCAGTTCAAGCTGGACACCAAAATCATCAACTACTACTTGCGTAACACGCAGGCTCCACCCCCCTCCAGCCTATATAAAGAGAGGCAGGAGTGCACGCTGCTCTTCCACGCTGTATGA
- the LOC127639855 gene encoding protein BTG1-like: MKTEVSTAANFVTRLLRGTRLLSEEQLQQFRFSLEEALGDHYQHHWFPNAPCRGSGYRCIRINHKMDPLIGKAACMIGITKERLFSLLPSELTMWVDPYEVSYRIGEDGSICVLYESVPPSDTNQTPADSCKDELRIGRTSPSKSFGMMTCSS; encoded by the exons ATGAAAACTGAAGTCTCGACTGCGGCTAACTTTGTCACTCGTCTATTGAGAGGAACAAGATTGCTTTCAGAAGAACAGCTGCAACAATTCAGATTCTCTTTGGAAGAAGCTTTGGGGG ATCATTATCAGCATCACTGGTTCCCCAATGCCCCTTGCCGAGGTTCCGGTTACAGGTGTATCCGGATCAACCATAAGATGGACCCTTTGATCGGCAAAGCCGCCTGTATGATTGGAATCACAAAGGAACGGCTCTTCTCACTACTGCCAAGTGAGCTCACCATGTGGGTCGACCCCTACGAAGTGTCCTACCGGATCGGAGAGGACGGATCCATATGTGTTCTCTATGAGTCCGTGCCTCCGTCCGACACGAATCAAACACCAGCGGACAGCTGCAAAGATGAACTGAGAATTGGACGGACGAGCCCGTCTAAATCGTTTGGCATGATGACTTGCTCTAGCTGA
- the LOC127639671 gene encoding ATR-interacting protein-like isoform X2: MDFPPRKRQKGHEVSAGPDPFDDDIDFTQDDLAQIDIIASQATTGDGPNSSSKRTLGSVFACPDEQSKAPVRSGRKTFTLGDGCRSSTSFTNIEPERKHVFADEHSSKDKEDLYYKLLEEQQAELKKKLKEVEEEILMKNGEIRVLRDSLRLANQEREQQRQSQLALEKEKAQAQSEREKELSRKVQSLQSELHFKEAEMNEMKGKLQSVERGGKQAGTPARNTVHTPAGHAFMTKESFLAELSKTTSPIKGQLLQDEKPAQSESSSTEEPHLERNLRSDPHQEGCPLLNLLLQQPLDPSSLGLCHLLSISPDTLPNVLSQHGYITPESLANSSSASSEFRVFHRPQARFHELQNLAMSALTAIALRHTTIVSRNGNTATLQQSCPAAVHFLPLLTYHISTYCQSLESVESSGKTSLHGSSLSSSSESSLASSIEESLGSQEEFALAAMKALYHLVCYSSEALEMMLCHPDGEIPERSDVNRPHCSKNFLDTADHLNGESPHRSHSQLPLLRRLLQLADPGFLTSAVQREAVVSTSLRTLCMLAEKAQENQLLRLKDVMSSQVLTKCLTLETSCRIVHLSVRFLSCIIYSDEMATKLGLHEFPCLLLRIFQYVTSRPDKFVSEDTWSRLELEVIGLLTKLLTQKTGSWAALGESSCQCINEVVRTVVVVLHKQWLRTKRLESQMASNLIWTSTGFHVLRESLMLLHWLLVNDSSFSEHCLDVLHMYDQVIPAIRDTFRLVPDLSESEELALEEICRSETEYVEDMDTETGP; encoded by the exons ATGGATTTCCCACCGAGGAAGCGGCAGAAGGGACACGAGGTTTCAGCTGGACCTGACCCGTTTGACGACGACATCGATTTCACCCAGGACGACCTGGCCCAGATTGACATCATTGCATCACAGGCCACCACTGGAGACGGTCCGAACAGCAGCTCGAAGAGAACGCTTGGTTCAGTGTTCGCTTGCCCTGACGAGCAGAGCAAAGCGCCTGTGAGGTCCGGCCGAAAAACATTTACCCTTGGAGACGGTTGCAGAAGTAGCACTTCATTTACCAACATTGAACCAGAAAGGAAACATGTCTTTG CTGATGAGCATTCCAGTAAAGACAAAGAAGACCTATACTACAAACTATTAGAGGAACAACAAGCAGAGCTAAAGAAAAAG CTGAAAGAGGTGGAGGAGGAGATCCTGATGAAGAACGGCGAGATCCGAGTGTTGCGGGACTCTCTGAGACTGGCCAATCAGGAGAGAGAACAGCAGAGGCAGAGCCAGCTCGCTCTGGAGAAAGAGAAAGCTCAAGCTCAGAGTGAACGAGAGAAGGAGCTCTCCAGGAAG GTCCAGTCGCTGCAGTCAGAGTTGCACTTTAAAGAAGccgaaatgaacgaaatgaaagGGAAGCTTCAGAGCGTTGAGCGTGGAGGAAAGCAAGCTGGCACACCTGCGCGAAACAC TGTCCACACTCCTGCTGGTCATGCGTTTATGACAAAGGAAAGCTTTTTAGCTGAGCTGTCCAAGACAACATCTCCAATCAAAGGCCAGTTATTACAGG ATGAGAAACCAGCACAGTCCGAAAGTTCCTCAACAGAAGAGCCACATTTAGAGAGAAACCTCAGATCAGACCCCCATCAGGAAG GTTGTCCATTACTAAACCTTCTGCTGCAGCAGCCGTTAGATCCGAGTTCTCTGGGTCTCTGTCACCTGCTGTCGATCAGTCCTGACACTCTGCCAAACGTCCTATCACAGCATGGCTACATCACACC GGAATCGTTGGCAAATTCCAGCTCAGCCTCTTCAGAATTCAGAGTGTTTCATCGCCCACAAGCTCGATTTCATGAACTGCAGAATCTTGCTATGTCTGCACTGACCGCAATAGCTCTCCGTCACACTACGATTGTATCACGTAACGGCAACACTGCGACTCTCCAACAAAGTTGCCCCGCCGCGGTCCACTTCCTCCCGCTACTCACCTACCACATCAGCACATACTGTCAGTCGCTGGAATCTGTCGAGAGTTCTGGAAAGACATCGCTTCATGGAAGCTCGCTGTCAAGTTCCTCCGAATCCAGCTTGGCCTCAAGTATTGAGGAATCGCTCGGCAGTCAAGAAGAGTTTGCATTGGCTGCCATGAAAGCTCTGTATCACCTAGTGTGCTACAGCAGTGAAGCTCTGGAGATGATGTTATGCCACCCTGATGGAGAGATCCCAGAGCGATCCGATGTGAACAGGCCACATTGTTCAAAGAATTTCCTCGACACTGCAGATCATCTAAATGGAGAGAGCCCACACAGGTCCCACTCCCAGCTCCCTCTACTCAGGAGGCTTCTACAGTTGGCAGATCCAGGGTTCCTTACCAGTGCTGTCCAGAGGGAGGCGGTAGTGAGCACCAGTCTGAGGACTCTGTGTATGCTGGCTGAGAAAGCACAGGAGAACCAGTTGCTGAG ACTCAAGgatgtcatgtcaagtcaagtgttgACGAAATGCCTGACTCTGGAGACGTCCTGCAGAATAGTCCATCTGTCTGTGAGGTTCCTGTCGTGTATCATCTACAGTGACGAAATGGCCACTAAACTTGGTTTGCATGAAT TTCCATGTCTTCTTCTGAGAATATTCCAGTATGTCACCTCCAGGCCAGATAAGTTTGTTTCAGAGGACACATGGAGTCGTTTGGAACTTGAG GTTATTGGGTTATTGACCAAACTTTTGACGCAAAAGACTGGCTCATGGGCTGCTCTGGGTGAATCATCCTGCCAGTGTATAAACGAG GTGGTGCGGACGGTGGTGGTGGTTTTACACAAGCAGTGGCTGAGAACCAAAAGGCTAGAAAGTCAAATGGCGAGTAATCTCATCTGGACGAGTACTGGATTCCATGTACTGCGAGAGTCGCTAATGCTGCTGCACTGGCTGCTGGTAAACGACTCGTCATTTTCTGAACACTGTCTGGACGTGCTGCACATGTACGATCAGGTCATTCCTGCCATCAGAGACACATTCCGACTGGTCCCAGATCTGTCTGAGAGTGAAG AACTGGCTCTAGAAGAGATCTGCCGCTCTGAAACTGAATATGTTGAAGACATGGACACTGAAACGGGACCTTAA
- the LOC127639531 gene encoding inositol-pentakisphosphate 2-kinase-like isoform X2: protein MELDQMDENDWKYHGEGNKSLVVSHSQHCRVLRLLKCPSEDSTHTRQTAEQAFRHILNIVDYSKYVMKPLLGEKYVHSGEAVKLPLDFVRQLSLKVQQERPELRCDKVIDTFSGCGLCLPNLTQLHRLTDHRPPICVEIKPKCGFLPCSRHITKECKRKICRFCMHQHLKLANGKWKRISRYCPLDLFSGSKQRMYVAMKNLLEEPQNNLKIFKGGELIFGCKDDAKLQPDINDLIQHLRPYFPHSNSLYNGHQPGKAILNEFIQVICSALLSSGDSNRSGELRKTHLSDSRPHCEASPFPRDLLRNGNHGLPKDSVLAKILQVQMLDNLDIEGVNPLYKRVEQYLEEFPKERLQIDGPYNESLMDKVKNCPTEDDGSVEYAAGKVHQYRVAMTAKDCSIMITFAPCGEDEEHQPNMDIQPAKPRFTYSVSILDLDPKPYEGIPHQFKLDTKIINYYLRNTQAPPPSSLYKERQECTLLFHAV from the exons ATGGAACTGGATCAAATGGACGAAAATGACTGGAAATATCACGGGGAGGGCAACAAGAGCTTGGTTGTGTCGCATTCGCAG CATTGCCGAGTTCTGCGTCTGTTGAAGTGTCCTTCTGAAGATTCCACGCATACACGACAG ACTGCAGAACAAGCTTTTCGACACATCCTCAACATTGTGGATTATAGTAAATATGTCATGAAGCCTTTACTTGGGGAGAAATATGTTCACAGCGGA GAGGCCGTCAAACTACCGCTGGACTTTGTGAGACAGCTGTCACTGAAAGTTCAGCAAGAACGACCTG AACTGCGCTGTGACAAGGTCATTGACACGTTCAGTGGGTGTGGCTTATGTCTGCCCAACCTCACCCAGCTCCACCGCCTCACAGACCACAGACCGCCTATTTGTGTGGAGATTAAG CCAAAATGTGGATTTCTACCCTGTTCTAGACACATTACCAAGGAATGCAAGCGCAAAATATGCAGATTCTGCATGCATCAGCATCTCAAG TTAGCCAATGGAAAATGGAAGCGAATCAGCAGATATTGCCCCCTGGATCTCTTCTCCGG gAGCAAACAGCGAATGTACGTTGCAATGAAGAACTTGTTAGAGGAACCTCAAAACAACTTGAAAATCTTTAAG GGTGGAGAGTTGATATTTGGCTGTAAAGACGACGCCAAGCTGCAGCCCGACATAAACGATCTCATTCAGCACCTTCGGCCTTATTTCCCTCACAGTAACAGCCTTTATAACGGTCACCAGCCTGGCAAAGCCATCCTCAATGAGTTCATCCAAGTGATCTGCTCCGCCCTGCTGAGCAGCGGGGACTCGAATCGCTCGGGAGAACTGAGAAAGACACACCTGTCCGACAGCAGACCACACTGTGAGGCCAGTCCCTTCCCTAGAGATCTGCTCCGCAACG GTAACCACGGCCTCCCAAAAGATAGCGTTCTTGCAAAAATCCTTCAAGTTCAGATGCTGGATAACCTTGATATCGAAGGAGTCAACCCACTGTACAAACGAGTGGAACAATATCTGGAAGAGTTCCCTAAAGAGAG ACTGCAGATTGACGGCCCTTATAATGAGAGTTTAATGGACAAAGTTAAAAACTGTCCCACTGAGGATGACGGCTCTGTAGAATATGCAGCTGGGAAG GTTCATCAATATAGAGTTGCAATGACTGCCAAAGACTGCTCCATTATGATAACGTTTGCACCTTGTGGGGAAGACGAGGA ACACCAACCCAATATGGACATCCAACCTGCGAAGCCTCGTTTTACGTATTCGGTCTCCATCCTGGATTTGGACCCCAAGCCGTATGAAGGCATCCCTCACCAGTTCAAGCTGGACACCAAAATCATCAACTACTACTTGCGTAACACGCAGGCTCCACCCCCCTCCAGCCTATATAAAGAGAGGCAGGAGTGCACGCTGCTCTTCCACGCTGTATGA